The sequence below is a genomic window from Fimbriimonadia bacterium.
TCATTCCGAGCGCAGCGAGGAATCCCTTTCTCCCCCAACCGGTGCGTGTGTATCAAGGCGGAGGGGCGATGGCGGAGGACCTTAGGATGCGGCAGGTGGGCGCTTGAGAAAGGGGCTCCTCGGCTTCGCCTCGGAGTGACAGCGTGAGGGTGGTGACAGCCTGGATCCTGGGTCTCGGCGCCGGCGACTGCAGGGCGAGATCGCTGGCATGCCGCCGGGAGGCGGCGGGGTCCGGACAAGAGAGGAGATTCGCGACTACGATGCTGGAAACGCAACCCCGCACGGCGAGTAGCTGTATAATGACTGCGAAGGGCTACTTGGGATGAGCGGTTCAGTTCGGACTAGGGAGGTCTCGGGGGCCCGGGCCGCAGTGGCGGATGCTGGGGTCTCCCTCGACATCTTCGTGCGCCACAGCGGTGACCGCGAGGGTGTGATGCCTCCGCCGCTTGCGGCGGAGGCTCCTGCATGTCGATACCTGCCGCCGCTCTCCGATGGGCCTCCACCGCAAGCGGCGGAGGCATCACACTGGTTCGGGATTGGGTTGGTTAGCAGCAACGCGGACTGGCCGTTGTTCGATGCGCAGGGTAACACCCGGAAGGTGACGGCAAACAACCAGAGTGTTAGTGGCACCTTCGTCTACGACGCCTTCGGAAACACGACGTATTCGAGCGGTAGCGCCTCGCTGATGAACAGATACTGCGGCAACTGGGGCTACCGCGACGACGGGGATGCGGGTTTGCTGCATGTGGGCGCCCGCTACTACGATCCTACCACGGGCCGCTTCACCACCCGCGACGCGCTCCTCACCGAACACCCCTACGTCTACTGCGACGGGGATCCAGTGAACAAGGTGGATCCGAGCGGACATCGCGAAGCCAAGCCGTTTCCCACTGGTGAGGCCATCGGAGGTCTCGGCGGTGGGTTCGTCGGCATGTACGGCGGTGCGTTCGTAATATCTGGCGGCGCAGGTGCGGTAGTTGGCGGTGGGCTGCTGGGAAGTGCAGCCGGCGTGATCATTCTGGGTTGGGGCGGATTGATCGTCGGTACAGCGGGTGCAATGTACGGCGGGTATTGCGTAGGAGACTGGTTCACTAGTACGCCTGCCGGGGATTGGCTCACGGGCCTGTTGGGCGACGTGATCGTCATCGTTGAGGGTCGGGGGGGCCGGCCAAAAGGTCCTGGTGCGCCAGGGACGTGGATCGGGCCCAACATACGCCTATGCCCCTAGCCAGCAGCCATTCTCCTGGCGGGCGGACACCCGTGGTGTGAGGTTCATGGACTCGGTGGGCCCAAGTTATCGTGTACTAAGTGCGGGTGACTGTCGCCCAGCCGTTATCGATTATGCGAGGTGATAGCCATGATTATTCCTATAACTATGCTCAGTATGGTCTTGGCATGCGGATGCTCGTTGGCTAGCTGCGCGGCCGAGTTGTCTCGGCTGCTTCGCTACGTAGGGGCGGATGGTGACGCCCAGGCACGGCAGGGTACTCGCAGAGCGCTGGGCTGGGCCACCGTTGGTTGTGGCTCGGGTCTGTTCGCAAGCGGCCCTCCCTTGATTGCATTCCTACAGCATGGGAATTCCGCCACGCCGACGTGGCTTGCTGGCGCCGTTGGCATCGTGTATTCCCTTGTTGCAGTGTCAATCCTCGTGGCGATGGTGCGGCTCAACCGCACCTTGCGTGCAGCAGAGTCGGACGTGGGTAGCGGCACTCAGGCGCGAGCGGGTTCGGACCCCGGCGCGAGGCGAGGCCGCCAGGGTTAGGCCGCCCCATGCCTCCGCTGCAGAAGCAGCGGAGGCATTCAGAGAGGAGGTTTTTCCATGCCTCGATGTTTCGGCTGCCGGATGACGCCCACAGTGCATCTGTTGCCGAACCCAGCAGCCGAACGTCGAGGCCAGGCCGACGTGGGCCCGTCACTCCTCGGCTTCGCCTCGGAGCGACAGTGTGGGGGTTCCGGTCTCCATGCAGCGGGCTGCTCTGCCGGAGCCAGCATAGAAGGAGAGATACGCGACGTCGCTGCCCGAAGTGCAACCCTGCACGGCGAGTTGCTGTATAATGACTTCGAAGGACTGTTTGGGATGAACCGGTCAGTTCGGACTAGGGAGGTCTCAGGGGCCCGGGCCGCTGGCGACCCGTGGAGCGGGTCACTCGCGTGTGCGGGCCGCTTCACCACCCGCGACACCCTGCTCACCGAACACCCCTACGTCTACTGCGCCGCCGACCCGGTGAATGCAGTGGATCCGGATGGGAGCAAGTGGGCCAAGCCCTTTGTGGGTGGGGTCACAAGAGTTGCCGGGCACCCGGTTACTCGTGTTGCGGTCTTGTACGCTGCCACGCATGTGCTCTCCGTGCTTTTCGCGATCAAGATCAAGGAGCGGATTGAGAACTCGCCCGAGGGCTCGTGGGGCAGCTCGCCGATCGATCGAAAGACCGGCCAGCCACGCGAGGAGTGGATTGAGAATCCTTATGCTCCGGAGAAGCAGAAGTGGCCGCGGCACTGAACGGGGGCGATGGGGTTATGCGCAGCTGTCAGTCCCGTGGCTTTAGGATGCATGTTGTGGCGCTATGTGGAACTATGGCCATCGGGGCAATCGTTGGAGTGCTACTCCATAACTACGGCGTGGGGCACGAACAGATACTGGTAGCGCCAACGCACATCGTCAGACCTGACCTGCCGAGCACTTCGTCACTGGAGGAGCAGATCCGCGGTTCGCAGGCTAGCGACAGCCTGCTGTTTGACTACGCCCTAGCTCTTTACCGGGACAAGCGCTACGAAGAAGCTGCAGATGTTGCCAGGCGACTGACCGAGAAACGGCCGAGCATTCCCGCCGGGTACATGGTCCAGGCGTACTCATTGACCGCACAGGGCAAGCATCGGTTCGCCGCAGAAGTAGTCCGTGATATGTTGAGGCAGCGACCCTCGGACCCCAAGCTCCTTTCCGAAGCGTATGAGCTTCTGGGTGATACTTCGCGATGGCGGAGGCGCTACAGGGAAGCTGAGCAATACTATCGTACAGCATTGCAGCATGACAACAGCAATGTTTATGCCCACCTAGGCCTCAGCATCACGTACGAGCGACTTGGGCAGCATAACGACATGAGGCAGAGTGCACTTGCTGCGGTAACGTACGCACGGACACAGTTCCTGAAGTCGGCAGGCTACTACTACCTTGCCCGTTCCTATGAGGCGAGCGGTGATCGCAGGCGCTGCTATGAGGCTTATCATCGAGCTGTATCCGCTGACCCGTCTGGCGAGTACGCAACGCTAGCACGCAATCGCCTCCATTAGGGTATATGCCTCGAAGTGCCGGCTGCTGGATCAAGCTGCCATACGCGTGCAGCCAACCCCAGTAGCCGAACGTCTAGGCTCGTTCCCGATTTCCCAACCGCTTGCGTCGCTGTACTAGCCGATGTCCGACCAACGCTCGCGGAGGCGGTGGGCGCTCCAGAGGCATACCTCCCAAAGGTCCGCGACCGGAACGTCCGTGAAAGGAAGCGTGTGCATGTAGCCAGGCGGTCCGAACTCCGGCGTGAAGGTAAGCACCTCATCGCCCCGAGCCTCGTGCGCCGCACGGATCGCGTCCCACTGCTTTTCGTGCCACAGCACGTACCGCTCGTACTCGGGCGCTGCGGGGTGAGGCACCTGCGGGCCTTCCTCCATGCCCACGCGTCCGTGGATGTGGACCGCGCGCTCGCACGCGAGCCGGAGCGCTTCGGCCTGGTCGTTCGGCATGCGCTCGCACACCGTTACCCAGTGGCTGAAGTCCGCACACACTCGCAGCGTCGGGAACCGCTGCAGGTAGTAGGCCGTGTCCCAGGGCGTGAAGAACAGCCTCCCGCGGTGCGTCTCGTGCGCCACGGGGATGCCGTGCCGTTCCTCCTCGCGCAGGGCACGCTCGAAATACGCACAGCCCTCGTCTCGGGACATGCAGTCGCGTCCGCTGTGCACGTTCACGCGAAGCGGCCCGTACTCGACCGCGCGCGCCAGTTCGGCGGCGAAGTCCTCGGCGGTATCGGTGAAGATCTGGGCGATCATCTTCAGCCCGTGGTCGCCCAGCATCGCCGTCCAATCGGCCCGACCGACGCCTTGCGGAATGCCCTCCACACCGTCATAGCCGGCCTCGGCGATGCACCTAACCATGTCTTGTGGCGCCCCTTCCATGCCCCAGAGCGCGCGGAACACCAGTAACTTCATGGCACCCCCCTTGCCGCGCGACGACATCGCGCAGAGCCGCGATCATAGCGTTCAGCAGTGTGCGGAGAGCAAGGGGCGGCTCGAGGGCCGCCCCTTCTGTGCTAGGTACCGACCTTGGCGAAGGAGAGCAGTGCAATAGTGACGTCCGTGAGGTCCACCTGACGCGAGCCATCCAAGTCGCCGGGCACCGTCCCCGTCTTCTGGAAGTTCAGCAGGATTAGGTTGAGGTCGCCGAGCCCCACGACGTTATCGCCATCCGCATCGCCGTTTATCAGCGAGTAGCTTCTCACCGCGGGGGTGTCCGGGTCGAACACCACGCCGTCCTCGCGCTGGCTCAACCATGTCGGTCCCTTCGCCCTCAGCGAGTACGTGCCCTTGACCGGGACCGCAATCGTATACAGGCCGACCGAGTTCAGCACTCCGGTTGCGCGCGCTACGACCGTCTGCCCATCCAACACCTCGAAGGAGATGGGTACTCCCGCCCGCGATGCAAAGTAGAATTGCAGTTCAACGATCCCCGAGACAGTCGAGAGTTTCGGTGTGACCCACAGCTTCCCGCTCGCGGAGGATCCCCAGGCCAGGTCGTCACTCGCCGCGACCGCCTCGATGGTGATTGGCCCCGATTCGGTCTGGGCCGGGATGGTGTAGTTGAGCGAAGCGATGCCGCGCCAGTCCGTCGAGGCGTTGCCTACGGTCACCCCACCCACCTTGAATTGAACGGGCCGTCCGCTCAAGCCACCGCCGTTGCGCGCGAGCGCGAGCCGCGCCTGCAGCGTCACAGTGGCTCCGGCCTGGCTCAACAGATCGTTGATGACCACGAAGGTCTCCTGCGGCACGGGCACGCCGGGCCCGATCGCCATGAGCGTGCTGTCCATGTTGACGTACATGGTGCCGTCCGCGCCCATGATGTGGCTTGGCGGGATGCGCGTGCCGTCGAAGTCCGCCGTGAACAGTGTTTCGCCCAAGTAGTCGACGGCCCAGAGGGTGTGCGTCCAGTTCAGGTTCATCGCGGTGCCGACGGCATCGGTTCGCACCCGCTCGTCACCCATCGAGAACTGGTCCACCAGCCAGAGCAGCGTGCCGTCCGGATCGAAGCTGTAGAGCGCGGAGTCCATGAACCCCACCGCCGTTACCCGCCCGTTCGGCAGCACCGATGGTGCGCCGTAGGCGCCATCTATGATGTATTCCCAGCGCAGCGTCCAGTTCGGGTTGAAGCACTGGAAGTAGCCGTCGAACGGCGTCAGGTAAGCAGTTCCGTCAGAAGCGAACACGGGCGGCAGCGAGCCTGGCCTACCAGCGTTGATCATGTCCACGTGAGTGCCGTCAGGCCTTACCGCGTACACGGTGTTGCCGTTCGCCGAAGTGAAGTACACCTTTCCGTCCAGCCCGATGGACACTCCGCGGCGCAATGTCGTTAGCAGGTTGATGCTCCACCGCATCACCCCGTTGGGCTGCCTCGAGTAGATGCGTCCGTCGCCGAACCAGCCGC
It includes:
- a CDS encoding sugar phosphate isomerase/epimerase, with the translated sequence MKLLVFRALWGMEGAPQDMVRCIAEAGYDGVEGIPQGVGRADWTAMLGDHGLKMIAQIFTDTAEDFAAELARAVEYGPLRVNVHSGRDCMSRDEGCAYFERALREEERHGIPVAHETHRGRLFFTPWDTAYYLQRFPTLRVCADFSHWVTVCERMPNDQAEALRLACERAVHIHGRVGMEEGPQVPHPAAPEYERYVLWHEKQWDAIRAAHEARGDEVLTFTPEFGPPGYMHTLPFTDVPVADLWEVCLWSAHRLRERWSDIG
- a CDS encoding tetratricopeptide repeat protein — protein: MALCGTMAIGAIVGVLLHNYGVGHEQILVAPTHIVRPDLPSTSSLEEQIRGSQASDSLLFDYALALYRDKRYEEAADVARRLTEKRPSIPAGYMVQAYSLTAQGKHRFAAEVVRDMLRQRPSDPKLLSEAYELLGDTSRWRRRYREAEQYYRTALQHDNSNVYAHLGLSITYERLGQHNDMRQSALAAVTYARTQFLKSAGYYYLARSYEASGDRRRCYEAYHRAVSADPSGEYATLARNRLH
- a CDS encoding RHS repeat-associated core domain-containing protein → MSGSVRTREVSGARAAVADAGVSLDIFVRHSGDREGVMPPPLAAEAPACRYLPPLSDGPPPQAAEASHWFGIGLVSSNADWPLFDAQGNTRKVTANNQSVSGTFVYDAFGNTTYSSGSASLMNRYCGNWGYRDDGDAGLLHVGARYYDPTTGRFTTRDALLTEHPYVYCDGDPVNKVDPSGHREAKPFPTGEAIGGLGGGFVGMYGGAFVISGGAGAVVGGGLLGSAAGVIILGWGGLIVGTAGAMYGGYCVGDWFTSTPAGDWLTGLLGDVIVIVEGRGGRPKGPGAPGTWIGPNIRLCP